In Massilia violaceinigra, one DNA window encodes the following:
- the rplP gene encoding 50S ribosomal protein L16, with translation MLQPARRKYRKEQKGRNTGISHTRGTAVSFGEFGLKAVARGRITARQIEAARRAMTRHIKRGGRIWIRIFPDKPISNKPAEVRMGNGKGNPEYYVAEIQPGKVLYEMDGVDETLAREAFRLAAAKLPLATTFVIRQVGQ, from the coding sequence ATGCTGCAACCAGCACGCAGGAAGTATCGTAAAGAGCAGAAAGGCCGTAACACCGGCATTTCGCACACCCGCGGCACCGCTGTCTCGTTCGGTGAATTCGGTCTGAAGGCAGTTGCCCGCGGCCGTATCACAGCACGTCAGATCGAAGCAGCTCGTCGTGCCATGACCCGTCACATCAAGCGCGGTGGTCGTATTTGGATCCGTATTTTCCCGGACAAGCCAATTTCGAACAAACCAGCTGAAGTCCGTATGGGTAACGGTAAAGGTAACCCGGAGTACTACGTCGCTGAAATTCAGCCAGGCAAGGTACTGTACGAAATGGACGGCGTTGATGAGACGCTGGCCCGGGAAGCGTTCCGTCTGGCCGCCGCCAAACTGCCACTGGCGACGACGTTTGTCATCCGCCAAGTCGGCCAATAA
- the rplR gene encoding 50S ribosomal protein L18, which produces MDKKESRLRRGRQTRIKIAELKVNRLSVHRTNQHIYANLISPDAKILVSASTAEAEVRAELAGKSGKGGNAAAAALIGKRVAEKALKAGITEVAFDRSGFRYHGRVKALAEAAREAGLKF; this is translated from the coding sequence ATGGACAAGAAAGAATCACGTCTGCGTCGTGGACGCCAGACCCGCATCAAGATCGCGGAACTGAAAGTAAATCGTCTGTCGGTACATCGTACCAACCAGCACATTTACGCCAACCTGATCAGCCCGGACGCGAAAATCCTGGTTTCGGCGTCCACCGCCGAAGCCGAAGTTCGCGCCGAACTGGCAGGCAAGTCCGGCAAGGGTGGCAATGCCGCCGCTGCCGCACTGATTGGCAAGCGCGTCGCCGAGAAAGCACTGAAAGCAGGGATTACCGAAGTTGCGTTCGACCGCTCCGGTTTCCGTTACCACGGCCGTGTGAAGGCGTTGGCAGAAGCCGCGCGTGAAGCCGGTCTGAAGTTCTAA
- the rpsM gene encoding 30S ribosomal protein S13, whose protein sequence is MARIAGVNIPNHQHTVIGLTAIYGVGRPRAQKICAQTGVATNKKVKDLDDSELEKLRDAVGTFVVEGDLRRELSMNIKRLMDLGCYRGMRHRKGLPCRGQRTRTNARTRKGPRKAAQSLKK, encoded by the coding sequence ATGGCACGTATTGCAGGGGTTAATATCCCCAATCATCAGCACACCGTAATCGGCCTCACGGCTATCTACGGTGTTGGCCGCCCACGCGCACAGAAGATCTGCGCACAAACGGGTGTTGCGACCAACAAAAAGGTCAAGGACCTGGACGACAGCGAACTGGAAAAACTGCGTGATGCCGTCGGCACTTTCGTAGTCGAAGGCGATCTGCGTCGTGAACTGTCCATGAACATCAAGCGTTTGATGGATCTGGGCTGCTACCGCGGTATGCGTCATCGTAAAGGTCTGCCTTGCCGCGGCCAGCGTACACGCACCAATGCCCGTACTCGCAAGGGTCCGCGCAAGGCCGCACAATCGCTTAAGAAATAA
- the rpsK gene encoding 30S ribosomal protein S11, whose amino-acid sequence MAKQQSSAAAARVRKKVKKNVAEGIAHVHASFNNTIITITDRQGNALSWATSGGAGFKGSRKSTPFAAQVAAEAAGKVAVECGVKNLEVRIKGPGPGRESAVRALNNLGIKITEIQDVTPVPHNGCRPPKRRRI is encoded by the coding sequence ATGGCTAAGCAACAAAGCAGCGCCGCAGCAGCGCGCGTTCGCAAAAAAGTTAAAAAGAACGTCGCTGAAGGCATCGCACATGTCCACGCATCGTTCAACAACACCATCATCACGATCACCGATCGTCAGGGCAATGCCCTGTCGTGGGCGACGTCCGGCGGTGCTGGCTTCAAGGGTTCGCGTAAATCGACCCCGTTCGCAGCGCAGGTTGCGGCTGAAGCAGCAGGCAAGGTCGCTGTCGAATGCGGCGTGAAGAACCTCGAAGTACGTATCAAGGGCCCAGGTCCTGGTCGTGAATCGGCTGTTCGCGCTTTGAACAACCTGGGTATCAAGATCACCGAAATCCAGGACGTGACGCCAGTGCCGCACAACGGCTGCCGTCCACCAAAGCGTCGTCGTATCTGA
- the rpsC gene encoding 30S ribosomal protein S3, with the protein MGQKIHPTGFRLSVTRNWASRWYAGNGNFAQMLNEDLKARAFLKKKLKNASVGRIVIERPAKNARFTIYSSRPGVVIGKKGEDIEVLKSALTKIMGVPVHVNIEEIRKPEIDSQLIADSISQQLEKRIMFRRAMKRAMQNAMRLGALGIKIMSSGRLNGIEIARKEWYREGRVPLHTLRADIDYGTSEAATTYGIIGVKVWVYKGDRAPNGDAPVIDTPADEKKSRGPRRDDGKPAGRPRPAGAPGRPGSTPTGAPVVRARPAVAVKKPEAAAAAPAEKAGE; encoded by the coding sequence ATGGGACAGAAGATTCATCCAACAGGCTTTCGCCTGTCAGTAACCCGTAACTGGGCATCGCGTTGGTACGCGGGCAATGGTAACTTTGCCCAAATGCTGAACGAAGATCTCAAGGCACGTGCGTTCCTGAAAAAGAAACTGAAGAACGCTTCGGTTGGCCGCATCGTCATCGAGCGTCCTGCCAAGAACGCGCGCTTCACGATCTACAGCTCGCGTCCAGGCGTGGTTATTGGTAAAAAAGGCGAAGACATCGAAGTACTGAAGTCGGCGCTGACCAAGATCATGGGCGTTCCTGTGCACGTGAACATCGAAGAAATCCGCAAGCCGGAAATCGACTCGCAGCTGATCGCCGATTCGATCTCGCAGCAGCTGGAAAAGCGGATCATGTTCCGCCGCGCCATGAAGCGCGCGATGCAAAACGCCATGCGTCTGGGTGCCCTGGGCATCAAGATCATGTCGTCGGGCCGCTTGAACGGTATCGAAATCGCACGTAAAGAGTGGTATCGCGAAGGCCGCGTGCCTCTGCACACCCTGCGCGCCGATATCGACTACGGTACCAGCGAAGCAGCAACGACCTACGGCATCATCGGCGTCAAGGTCTGGGTATACAAGGGTGACCGCGCGCCAAATGGCGATGCACCAGTCATCGATACCCCGGCCGACGAGAAGAAGAGCCGCGGTCCGCGCCGTGACGATGGCAAGCCAGCAGGCCGTCCGCGTCCAGCCGGTGCTCCAGGCCGTCCAGGTTCAACCCCAACTGGCGCTCCAGTCGTCCGTGCTCGTCCTGCAGTCGCAGTGAAGAAGCCGGAAGCGGCTGCTGCTGCACCAGCTGAGAAAGCAGGAGAATAA
- the rpsD gene encoding 30S ribosomal protein S4, which translates to MARYIGPKAKLSRREGTDLFLKSARRSLDSKCKLDVKPGQHGVKSGARTSDYGNQLREKQKVKRMYGVLERQFRRYFAEANRRKGNTGEALLRLLEARLDNVCYRMGFGSTRAEARQLVSHKAFTVNGNVVNIASYAVKTGDVIAVREKSKKQVRIVEALSLAEQVGMPSWVSVDSKKMEGTFRSFPERNEIANDVNESLIVELYSR; encoded by the coding sequence GTGGCACGTTATATCGGACCTAAAGCAAAACTGTCCCGCCGTGAAGGTACGGACCTGTTCCTCAAGAGCGCACGTCGTTCGCTCGATTCGAAATGCAAACTGGACGTCAAGCCAGGCCAGCACGGTGTCAAATCCGGTGCCCGCACTTCGGACTACGGTAACCAGCTGCGCGAAAAGCAAAAAGTCAAGCGTATGTACGGCGTTCTCGAGCGTCAGTTCCGCCGCTACTTCGCTGAAGCAAACCGTCGCAAGGGCAACACCGGCGAAGCGCTGCTGCGTTTGCTGGAAGCGCGTCTCGACAACGTTTGCTACCGCATGGGCTTCGGCTCGACCCGCGCCGAAGCGCGCCAGCTGGTCAGCCACAAAGCGTTCACCGTCAACGGTAACGTTGTGAACATCGCTTCGTACGCTGTCAAGACCGGCGACGTCATCGCCGTTCGCGAAAAGTCGAAAAAGCAAGTGCGTATCGTTGAAGCCCTGTCGCTGGCTGAACAAGTCGGTATGCCTAGCTGGGTTTCGGTTGACTCGAAGAAAATGGAAGGCACCTTCCGTTCGTTCCCAGAGCGTAACGAAATCGCTAACGACGTCAACGAATCGCTGATCGTCGAACTGTATTCGCGTTAA
- the rpsQ gene encoding 30S ribosomal protein S17, translated as MTETTKVALKRTLVGKVVSDKMDKTVTVLIERHVKHPLYGKIIMRSNKYHAHDETNSVKTGDTVEIQEGRPISKTKAWTVTRVVQAAQVI; from the coding sequence ATGACCGAAACTACTAAAGTCGCCCTGAAGCGCACCTTGGTCGGTAAAGTGGTTTCCGACAAGATGGACAAGACTGTTACCGTCCTGATCGAGCGTCACGTCAAGCACCCTTTGTACGGCAAGATCATCATGCGCTCGAACAAGTATCACGCGCATGACGAGACCAACTCGGTCAAGACCGGTGATACGGTCGAGATTCAAGAAGGTCGTCCGATCTCGAAAACGAAGGCTTGGACTGTTACTCGTGTCGTGCAAGCGGCGCAGGTTATCTAA
- the rpmD gene encoding 50S ribosomal protein L30, whose protein sequence is MTQATKTVKVQLVMGLIGTRESHRATVRGLGLRRVNSVSELEDTPSVRGMINKVSYLVKVVS, encoded by the coding sequence ATGACACAAGCTACCAAAACAGTCAAAGTTCAGTTGGTCATGGGCCTGATCGGCACGCGCGAATCGCATCGCGCTACCGTTCGCGGTCTGGGTCTGCGTCGCGTCAACTCGGTTTCCGAGCTGGAAGACACCCCTTCGGTGCGCGGCATGATCAACAAAGTTTCGTACCTCGTTAAAGTTGTTTCGTAA
- the rpsS gene encoding 30S ribosomal protein S19 produces MTRSLKKGPFIDAHLVKKVETAQANKDKKPVKTWSRRSTISPDFIGLTIAVHNGKLHVPVYISENMVGHKLGEFALTRTFKGHAADKKAKK; encoded by the coding sequence ATGACACGTTCATTGAAAAAAGGGCCGTTTATCGACGCCCACCTGGTGAAAAAAGTCGAAACCGCGCAAGCGAACAAAGACAAAAAGCCAGTGAAAACCTGGTCGCGCCGTTCGACGATCTCGCCAGACTTCATCGGCCTGACGATCGCAGTGCATAACGGCAAGCTGCACGTGCCGGTATACATCTCCGAGAACATGGTTGGTCACAAGCTCGGCGAATTCGCACTGACCCGTACGTTCAAGGGCCATGCCGCTGACAAGAAGGCGAAGAAATAA
- the rplE gene encoding 50S ribosomal protein L5, producing MARLQAFYKDKVVADLVAKFGYKSAMEVPRLTKITLNMGVGEAIADKKVLEHAVADLTKIAGQKPVTTKSRKAIAGFKIREGYPIGTMVTLRGARMYEFLDRFITVALPRVRDFRGVNGRSFDGRGNYNIGVKEQIIFPEIEYDKIDALRGMNISITTTAKTDDEAKALLAAFKFPFRN from the coding sequence ATGGCCCGTCTCCAAGCATTTTATAAAGATAAGGTCGTTGCCGACCTGGTCGCCAAATTTGGCTACAAATCGGCAATGGAAGTGCCGCGCCTGACCAAGATCACCCTGAACATGGGTGTGGGTGAAGCAATCGCCGACAAGAAGGTTCTCGAGCACGCTGTCGCCGATCTGACCAAGATCGCCGGCCAGAAGCCAGTGACCACCAAGTCGCGCAAGGCAATCGCGGGTTTCAAAATCCGTGAAGGCTATCCAATCGGTACCATGGTCACCCTGCGTGGTGCCCGTATGTACGAATTCCTGGATCGCTTCATCACCGTGGCTCTGCCGCGCGTGCGTGACTTCCGTGGCGTCAATGGCCGTTCGTTCGATGGCCGTGGCAACTACAACATCGGTGTCAAGGAACAGATCATTTTCCCTGAAATCGAGTACGACAAGATTGACGCGTTGCGCGGTATGAATATCAGCATCACGACAACCGCTAAGACCGACGACGAAGCGAAAGCTCTGCTCGCCGCCTTTAAATTTCCGTTCAGAAACTGA
- the rpmC gene encoding 50S ribosomal protein L29 yields the protein MKATELRGKDQAALQKELNDLLKAQFGMRMQIATQQLSNTSQLKKVRRDIARVKTVMNSKEAK from the coding sequence ATGAAAGCAACAGAACTCCGCGGCAAAGACCAGGCAGCTCTCCAGAAAGAGCTGAATGATTTGTTGAAGGCACAGTTCGGCATGCGCATGCAAATCGCTACGCAACAGCTGAGCAACACTTCGCAACTCAAGAAGGTACGCCGCGACATCGCGCGTGTGAAGACTGTTATGAACTCGAAGGAAGCCAAATGA
- the rpmJ gene encoding 50S ribosomal protein L36, giving the protein MKVLASVKRICRNCKIIKRKGVVRVICVEPRHKQRQG; this is encoded by the coding sequence ATGAAAGTTCTCGCATCAGTCAAGCGGATCTGCCGCAACTGCAAGATCATCAAGCGCAAAGGCGTCGTCCGCGTAATCTGCGTGGAACCGCGTCACAAGCAGCGTCAAGGTTAA
- the secY gene encoding preprotein translocase subunit SecY — protein sequence MATNSQLGKSAAAGFPWGRLWFLLGALVVYRLGAHVPVPGINPEELAATFSRNQGGILGMFNMFSGGALERAAVFALGITPYISASIIMQLAGLAVPAIEALKKEGESGRRKITQYTRYFTVVLALFQATAIAVALESQPNLVIEPGMAFRFVAVVSLLTGTMFLMWLGEQITERGLGNGISIIIFAGIAAGLPSALSSLFSLVSSGAIGNLSAIFIVVLVGFVTFGVVFVERGQRKILVNYAKRQVGNKVVGGQTSHLPLKLNMAGVIPPIFASSIILFPATIVDWFTKGKDSSSPVIGFLKDLAASMGPGEPIHALLYAVAIVFFCFFYTALVFNSKETADNLKKSGAFVPGIRPGDQTARYIDKILMRLTLAGAVYITLVCLLPEFMQARWKVPFYFGGTSLLIIVVVTMDFMAQVQNYVMSQQYESLLRKANFKGGIPTR from the coding sequence TTGGCGACTAATTCACAACTTGGTAAAAGTGCAGCGGCCGGTTTCCCTTGGGGTCGGCTCTGGTTTTTGCTCGGCGCATTGGTCGTGTACCGTCTGGGTGCCCATGTCCCTGTTCCAGGGATCAACCCAGAGGAACTGGCAGCGACGTTTAGCAGGAATCAAGGCGGCATCCTGGGCATGTTCAACATGTTCTCGGGTGGCGCGCTGGAGCGCGCGGCAGTATTCGCACTCGGTATTACGCCGTACATTTCGGCTTCGATCATCATGCAGCTGGCCGGCCTTGCAGTTCCGGCCATCGAGGCATTGAAGAAAGAAGGCGAATCCGGGCGCCGCAAGATCACGCAGTACACGCGCTACTTCACGGTGGTGCTGGCACTGTTCCAGGCGACGGCGATTGCCGTGGCATTGGAATCGCAGCCGAATCTGGTGATCGAGCCTGGCATGGCTTTCCGGTTCGTGGCGGTGGTATCGCTGTTGACCGGTACGATGTTCCTGATGTGGCTCGGCGAGCAAATTACCGAGCGTGGTCTGGGCAACGGTATTTCGATCATCATCTTTGCCGGCATTGCCGCTGGCCTGCCGTCGGCGCTGAGTAGTCTGTTTTCGCTCGTGTCCAGTGGCGCTATCGGCAACCTGTCAGCGATCTTTATCGTGGTCCTGGTCGGATTCGTTACTTTTGGTGTTGTTTTTGTTGAACGTGGCCAGCGCAAGATCCTGGTCAACTATGCGAAGCGCCAGGTTGGCAACAAAGTCGTTGGCGGTCAAACCAGCCATCTGCCTTTGAAGCTGAACATGGCCGGCGTGATCCCGCCGATCTTCGCATCGTCGATCATCTTGTTCCCTGCCACCATCGTGGACTGGTTCACGAAAGGCAAAGACTCCAGCAGCCCAGTGATCGGCTTCCTGAAAGACTTGGCGGCATCGATGGGGCCAGGCGAGCCTATCCATGCTCTGTTGTATGCAGTGGCAATCGTATTTTTCTGTTTCTTCTATACGGCGCTGGTCTTTAACAGCAAGGAAACAGCGGATAACCTGAAGAAGAGCGGTGCTTTCGTGCCGGGGATTCGTCCCGGCGACCAGACGGCGCGCTATATCGACAAGATCCTGATGCGCTTGACACTGGCCGGTGCGGTGTACATCACTTTAGTGTGCTTGTTGCCGGAATTTATGCAAGCCCGTTGGAAAGTGCCATTCTACTTTGGCGGTACTTCCCTGTTGATTATTGTGGTTGTCACCATGGACTTCATGGCTCAAGTACAAAACTACGTCATGTCGCAGCAATATGAATCGCTGCTGCGCAAGGCAAATTTCAAGGGCGGAATTCCGACGCGCTAA
- the rplF gene encoding 50S ribosomal protein L6 yields the protein MSRVAKMPIAVPAGADVAITAAAITVKGPLGTMTQALNGLVKVENNNGTLSFDVVDDSRESNAMSGTLRALVNNMVTGVTKGFEKKLSLVGVGYKAQAAGDKLNLSLGFSHPVVHSMPAGVTCATPTPTEIIIKGIDRQQVGQVAAEVRAYRSPEPYKGKGVRYVDEVVKLKETKKK from the coding sequence ATGTCCCGAGTAGCTAAAATGCCGATCGCTGTCCCAGCTGGCGCCGATGTGGCGATCACTGCAGCAGCGATCACCGTCAAGGGCCCGTTGGGCACCATGACCCAGGCCCTGAACGGCCTGGTAAAAGTAGAAAACAACAATGGCACGCTGAGCTTCGACGTCGTCGACGACAGCCGTGAGTCGAACGCGATGTCCGGCACCTTGCGTGCCCTGGTCAACAATATGGTGACCGGCGTGACCAAAGGCTTCGAGAAGAAGCTGTCCCTGGTCGGCGTGGGCTACAAAGCCCAAGCCGCCGGCGACAAGCTGAACCTCTCGCTGGGTTTCTCGCACCCTGTTGTGCACTCGATGCCAGCAGGCGTGACTTGCGCCACCCCAACCCCGACCGAAATCATCATCAAGGGTATCGATCGTCAACAGGTTGGTCAGGTCGCTGCAGAAGTGCGCGCTTACCGCTCCCCTGAGCCTTACAAAGGCAAGGGCGTCCGCTATGTGGACGAAGTGGTTAAGCTTAAAGAAACCAAGAAGAAATAA
- the rplO gene encoding 50S ribosomal protein L15, producing the protein MELNTIQPAEGAKHYKRRVGRGIGSGIGKTAGRGHKGQKSRSGGFHKVGFEGGQMPLQRRLPKRGFKSLNATFKAEVRLSDLNNLAVGDVDILVLKQAGVLQVLARDVRVILSGEITKAVNLKGLKVTAGAKAAIEAAGGTVA; encoded by the coding sequence ATGGAATTGAATACAATTCAACCAGCTGAAGGCGCCAAGCATTACAAGCGCCGCGTAGGCCGTGGTATTGGTTCGGGCATCGGTAAAACCGCTGGCCGTGGCCACAAAGGTCAGAAGTCGCGTTCGGGCGGTTTCCACAAGGTCGGCTTCGAAGGCGGTCAGATGCCTCTGCAGCGCCGTTTGCCTAAGCGTGGTTTCAAGTCGCTCAATGCAACGTTCAAGGCTGAAGTGCGTCTGTCCGACTTGAACAACCTGGCGGTCGGCGATGTCGACATCCTGGTGCTCAAGCAAGCAGGCGTTCTGCAAGTGCTGGCGCGCGATGTGCGCGTGATCCTGTCCGGCGAGATCACCAAAGCGGTGAACCTCAAAGGCTTGAAAGTAACGGCAGGCGCGAAAGCGGCCATCGAAGCAGCTGGCGGCACGGTAGCGTAA
- the rplV gene encoding 50S ribosomal protein L22, which yields MMETKAILKGVRLSDQKGRLVADLIRGKKVDAALNILQFSPKKGATIIKKVLESAIANAEHNDGADIDELKVVQIYVEKGPILKRFTARAKGRGDRISKQSCHIYVTVGN from the coding sequence ATAATGGAAACCAAAGCTATCCTCAAAGGTGTGCGCCTGTCCGACCAAAAAGGTCGTCTGGTTGCCGATCTGATCCGTGGCAAGAAGGTTGATGCAGCACTCAACATCTTGCAGTTCAGCCCGAAAAAAGGTGCAACGATCATCAAGAAGGTTCTGGAGTCCGCCATCGCGAACGCCGAGCACAATGATGGCGCTGACATCGACGAGCTGAAGGTCGTTCAGATCTACGTTGAAAAGGGCCCGATCCTGAAGCGCTTCACTGCACGCGCTAAAGGCCGGGGTGATCGCATCTCAAAACAATCCTGTCACATCTACGTGACTGTCGGCAACTAA
- the rpsE gene encoding 30S ribosomal protein S5 produces the protein MAKMQAKMQSDKPDDGMREKMIAINRVTKVVKGGRIMGFAALTVVGDGDGRIGMGKGKSKEVPVGVQKAMEEARRNLIKVPLKNGTLHHTVTGRHGASKVMMMPAKPGTGVIAGGAMRAIFEVMGVTDVVAKSTGSSNPYNLVRATLDGLSKMSTASDIAAKRGKSVEDILA, from the coding sequence ATGGCAAAAATGCAAGCGAAAATGCAAAGCGACAAGCCGGATGATGGCATGCGCGAAAAGATGATCGCGATCAACCGCGTGACCAAAGTGGTCAAGGGTGGTCGTATCATGGGTTTTGCAGCACTGACCGTTGTGGGCGACGGCGATGGCCGTATCGGCATGGGCAAGGGCAAATCGAAAGAAGTGCCAGTGGGCGTGCAGAAGGCAATGGAAGAAGCCCGTCGTAACCTGATCAAGGTTCCTCTGAAGAACGGTACTTTGCACCACACAGTCACCGGCCGTCACGGCGCATCGAAAGTAATGATGATGCCTGCCAAGCCTGGTACCGGCGTAATCGCGGGTGGCGCCATGCGCGCTATCTTCGAAGTAATGGGCGTAACCGATGTCGTGGCGAAATCCACGGGCTCGTCGAACCCTTACAACCTGGTCCGCGCTACCCTGGACGGTCTGTCGAAAATGAGTACTGCAAGCGACATCGCCGCCAAGCGCGGCAAGTCGGTTGAAGACATTCTGGCTTAA
- the rplX gene encoding 50S ribosomal protein L24, with protein sequence MDKIRKNDEVIVLTGKDKGKRGVVQQRIDAEHVVVEGVNVAKKATKPNPMTGVTGGIVDKTMPIHVSNVALFNAATGKADRVGFKDVDGKKVRVFKSSGEVVKV encoded by the coding sequence ATGGATAAGATTCGTAAAAACGACGAAGTCATCGTTCTGACCGGGAAAGACAAGGGCAAACGCGGTGTTGTTCAGCAACGTATCGATGCTGAGCATGTCGTGGTTGAAGGCGTCAACGTCGCTAAAAAAGCGACCAAGCCGAACCCAATGACCGGTGTAACTGGTGGTATCGTCGACAAGACAATGCCGATTCACGTGTCCAACGTTGCATTGTTTAATGCAGCGACTGGCAAGGCAGACCGCGTGGGCTTCAAAGACGTAGACGGCAAGAAAGTCCGCGTTTTCAAGTCCTCCGGCGAAGTAGTGAAGGTTTAA
- the rplN gene encoding 50S ribosomal protein L14, with translation MIQTESRLEVADNTGAKEVMCIKVLGGSKRRYAGIGDVIKVTVKVAAPRGRVKKGEIYNAVVVRTAKGVRRQDGSLVKFDGNAAVLLNAKLEPIGTRIFGPVTRELRTEKFMKIVSLAPEVL, from the coding sequence ATGATTCAAACTGAAAGCCGGCTCGAAGTAGCCGACAATACAGGTGCCAAAGAAGTCATGTGCATCAAGGTATTGGGCGGTTCCAAGCGCCGTTATGCTGGCATTGGCGACGTGATCAAGGTAACCGTCAAGGTTGCTGCGCCACGCGGCCGTGTCAAAAAAGGTGAAATTTATAACGCTGTGGTTGTGCGTACCGCTAAAGGTGTGCGCCGCCAAGACGGCTCCCTGGTGAAGTTCGACGGCAATGCTGCTGTTTTGCTCAACGCCAAGCTCGAGCCGATCGGTACCCGTATTTTTGGACCAGTCACGCGCGAACTGCGCACTGAAAAGTTCATGAAGATCGTGTCCCTGGCACCTGAAGTCCTGTAA
- the rpsH gene encoding 30S ribosomal protein S8 translates to MSMSDPIADMLTRIRNAQGVQKTTVAMPSSKVKVAIAVVLKDEGYIEDFAVTAAGGKAELKIGLKYYVGRPVIERLERVSRPGLRVYKGKDDIPTVMNGLGVAIVSTPQGVMTDRKARATGVGGEVICYVA, encoded by the coding sequence ATGAGTATGAGCGATCCTATCGCCGATATGCTGACCCGCATTCGCAACGCACAAGGTGTCCAAAAAACGACCGTGGCCATGCCATCGTCGAAAGTTAAAGTAGCGATTGCTGTCGTCCTCAAGGACGAGGGTTACATTGAAGATTTCGCCGTCACCGCAGCTGGTGGCAAGGCGGAACTGAAGATCGGTTTGAAGTATTACGTTGGCCGTCCCGTCATCGAGCGTTTAGAGCGTGTGTCCCGTCCGGGCCTGCGCGTCTACAAAGGCAAAGATGACATCCCTACCGTGATGAATGGCCTGGGTGTGGCGATCGTGTCGACCCCGCAAGGCGTCATGACGGACCGCAAAGCACGCGCCACCGGTGTCGGCGGCGAAGTTATTTGCTACGTGGCTTAA
- the rpsN gene encoding 30S ribosomal protein S14, translated as MAKLALINREQKRADLVEKFAPKRAALKAIIDDQSKSEEERYEARLKLQALPRNSAPTRQRNRCAVTGRPRGTFRKFGLARIKLREFAMRGEIPGMTKASW; from the coding sequence ATGGCAAAACTAGCACTGATTAACCGCGAACAGAAGCGTGCAGACCTGGTGGAGAAATTCGCCCCGAAGCGTGCCGCTCTGAAAGCCATCATCGACGACCAGTCTAAGTCGGAAGAAGAGCGCTATGAAGCCCGTCTGAAGTTGCAGGCATTGCCGCGCAACTCGGCCCCGACCCGCCAGCGTAACCGCTGCGCCGTGACCGGCCGTCCACGTGGCACATTCCGTAAATTCGGTCTGGCCCGTATCAAGCTCCGTGAATTTGCCATGCGTGGTGAGATTCCGGGTATGACTAAAGCAAGCTGGTAA
- the infA gene encoding translation initiation factor IF-1: MAKDDVIQMQGEILENLPNATFRVKLENGHVVLGHISGKMRMNYIRILPGDKVTVELTPYDLSRARIVFRTK, encoded by the coding sequence ATGGCAAAAGACGACGTCATACAAATGCAGGGCGAGATTCTTGAGAATCTCCCTAATGCAACGTTTCGAGTAAAGCTGGAAAACGGGCACGTGGTGCTCGGACACATTTCGGGTAAAATGCGGATGAACTACATCCGCATCCTGCCCGGCGACAAAGTCACGGTGGAGTTGACGCCGTACGACTTGAGCCGGGCCCGCATCGTGTTCCGGACCAAGTAA